In Toxoplasma gondii ME49 unplaced genomic scaffold asmbl.1705, whole genome shotgun sequence, the genomic stretch ACGTTCGCCCTCCTGTGCTTCGTGGTggtgaagaaacgcatgcgctctGACGGGCGTTTTGGCTCCCGATGCCCGTGATTTTGTTCGCCCTCAGCTTTCTGTGATTGTATCGCTGCTCCTGCTAGCACGACATatctgtctgtttcgtctttgtcAACAAGTGCTCCTTCGCGCCCATGAGAGCCTTCTGCTCTTgaatgtcttcttttctgttcagGCTTTACACTGAGACCCGTTCCAGGCCTTCTGTCGGCCAGGGACTTCATGAACGCGCTCGCGTTCCGCACATTTTTCTCAACTCAGTACATTCGGCACCACTCGGCTCCTCTGTACACTCCTGAGCCGGATGTCGTACACGAGCTCCTCGGCCACGCCCCTCTGTTGGCAAATCCGGTATGCACTAACCGGTACTTTTTTGTTTTAGCGCGTTGCTCTATCGCTGTTTGGTGACACAACGATTTCATTTCGCCAATGAGTTGCTGTAACCACAGTGCATCCGCCGCTAGTGTCTGCTCTGCTCGCGCGCCACCGTAATGTGGGATATGGGAGAGCTCTGACTTACACACGTTCCTTTTTGACGGTCTAGGAGCTTCCTCAAGAGCATGATTTACTCGCCAGACTGCTGCTCGCCGCACCACATAAAGTCGCGCAGACTGACTGATATTCAGGCGACGTTTGTGTATACGCATGCTCAACGTGCTCATttagatatacatacatgtgcGCGTGTTTCGGTATCTTTGCAGGATTTTGCAGATTTTTCGCAACTTCTCGGGCTCGCGTCTCTAGGGGCTTCAGAGGAAGACATTGCCCGACTCCAGCGTTTGTACTGGTTTTCAGTCGAATTTGGGCTGCTATGCAATCCGGGAAATGAAATGGAATTGGCTGCATATGGCGCAGGATTGCTCTCCTCACCAGGGGAACTCCGACACTCGACCTGTCCTACGAATGGGAAAGTATGTGAAGAGCGCACCAGGCGGCACTAGAATGTTCATCTCCATTGTGTGCACCTTTCACTCTCAATTAGGCTACGTTCCGCACGCCAGCACAGAATCACCGCCGCTGTTTATACTGTTGCCATCACCAAGCACTTCCCCTTGTTCGTTGTGCCACTCTGTGTATTGTTTCATGGTGTCCATCTATCTGGTTGCTTTGTCCTTTGCGACATTGTATTTCTTCCGGTTGCaggctctctctgcttctgtctttttctgtccgttCCTTGGCTCCCTGTCCATGAAGGCACACACCAGCATTACTCGGATTAAGCAATATCCCGGATTCTCCACCGTCACTGAGAAATGCTTCGTTGTTCATGTGCTGTGTGTCTGATGCGTGCTGGCGTCTTCTGCTGGATAGGTGAGCTTGATTCGCCGCTactcgctttcctcttttctctgttcctaTCAGCTCGTGGTTCGTCAGTGGCGCCCTGAGGACGCAGCACAGCAAGACTTTCCGATCACCACGTATCAGCCTGTCTTGTTCGTCGCGAAGAGCTTGAAAGATGCGCGCGACAGTCTTCTTCGGTACATCCAGAATCACATCCACAAGCCTTTCGCAACGAGATATGACAACGCAACTCGGACGCTGCACGTTTCAACTGAAGTGCGAGCTCTGCCCGTTTCCCTCAGGTTCTAGGTTACAGACCGACTCTACATTTCGCAGTTGGCAATGTGCGAAGatgcgtgtgtgtggagATTTTCAAGGAAGAAACATAAACGGATATGCATGACTCGTTTTGCTTGTACATGTTCTGACAGTATGCATGGATTTGCATATCATTCTGTGGCAAAGTGCAAGAATGGAAAAGCATGTCGCTTGTTTATTACAATTGTTTGTCTCCGGATGTTCAACATAAacagatgtgtgtatgtggagATGAGCAGACAACCTAGATCAGTCGATATCTGTACCTCCGTTATATTTCAGCTGTATCATCCAGATGCGTAGAATCCGGAAACGGCAGAATAGTACCTTTACTTCGTGGTGAAACGGTGCCATGTACAACGTGTACAGCGTCCTAG encodes the following:
- the AAH1 gene encoding aromatic amino acid hydrolase AAH1 (encoded by transcript TGME49_287510~Gene product name based on ToxoDB Community Expert Annotation.), producing the protein MWQAIFAAYNVNITEIRSSPDPLDLRKMTVSISFEGEWESENATQLIDRLGSYCVAFTRGSPADVPWFPRSPEDLDRIASHTLDAGKDLEADHPGFHDVIYRKRRQEIASCAENHKAGRAVGIIDYTPRETATWKHVWGILTDLYPTLACNEYNEVLAGLRDARVYGPDTIPQVAEVNEYIKAKTGFTLRPVPGLLSARDFMNALAFRTFFSTQYIRHHSAPLYTPEPDVVHELLGHAPLLANPDFADFSQLLGLASLGASEEDIARLQRLYWFSVEFGLLCNPGNEMELAAYGAGLLSSPGELRHSTCPTNGKLVVRQWRPEDAAQQDFPITTYQPVLFVAKSLKDARDSLLRYIQNHIHKPFATRYDNATRTLHVSTEVRALPVSLRF